The following are encoded together in the Cicer arietinum cultivar CDC Frontier isolate Library 1 chromosome 2, Cicar.CDCFrontier_v2.0, whole genome shotgun sequence genome:
- the LOC101504350 gene encoding allene oxide cyclase, chloroplastic-like — translation MGSLKMNSSLKLSNSSSIAPHQTQKQVVSSSLSLSFPANFFNISTTHQVSTTRRCSKNTKTTSFFFNNQKDHTNSSKPAKVQELFVYEINERDRGSPAYLRLSQKSVNSLGDLVPFSNKLYSGNLEKRLGITSGLCILIQHEPEKKGDRYEAIYSFYFGDYGHITVQGPYLTYQDTYLAVTGGSGIFEGVFGQVKLQQLVFPFKLFYTFYLKGIADLPQDLLGKPVDPSPNVEPSPAAKAADSHASLPNFTN, via the exons ATGGGTTCTCTGAAAATGAATTCTTCTCTCAAACTTTCCAACTCAAGTTCTATTGCTCCACATCAAACCCAAAAACAAGTAGTTTCTTCTAGTCTCTCTCTGTCCTTCCCagctaatttttttaacatttcaaCCACCCATCAAGTATCTACCACCAGAAGATGTTCCAAGAACACAAAAACCACATCATTTTTCTTCAATAACCAAAAGGATCATACAAATTCGTCAAAGCCAG CCAAAGTTCAAGAACTATTTGTGTATGAGATCAATGAACGTGACAGAGGAAGTCCTGCATACCTTAGACTAAGTCAAAAATCAGTGAACTCACTTGGAGATTTAGTGCCATTCAGCAACAAACTGTACTCAGGAAACTTAGAGAAAAGGTTAGGAATAACTTCAGGCTTATGTATACTGATCCAGCATGAACCTGAGAAAAAGGGTGACAGATATGAAGCAATTTACAGCTTTTACTTTGGAGACTATGGTCACATAACAGTTCAAGGACCTTATTTAACATACCAAGACACATATCTAGCTGTAACAGGAGGATCTGGAATCTTTGAAGGTGTTTTTGGACAAGTTAAACTTCAACAACTTGTGTTCCCTTTTAAGCTATTTTACACTTTTTACTTGAAAGGTATTGCTGATTTGCCTCAGGATTTACTTGGGAAGCCTGTTGATCCATCACCAAATGTTGAACCATCTCCTGCTGCTAAGGCTGCTGACTCTCATGCCTCTTTACCAAACTTCACCAACTGA